The Ipomoea triloba cultivar NCNSP0323 chromosome 4, ASM357664v1 DNA segment GCATAGTAATAGACTCTCTGAATGAGAAGGTATTTGTACCAAACTGAGGATAAATGGTCTCGCGTGTCTCTTGAGCTGCTTTTGGAGTTACATCATCGATATAGTTTGAAGAGACGATGATAAAGCAATAAAGTTTTGGGTGTTATTAAAGAACTAGCTTAGCCATACTTTTTATACTTTATGTTTCTATGTGTACAAGTAAATCTGATCAGAATATTGATTTAATTTGCCAGTCTGAAAAATTGTTGTTTCAGGTTAGTTAAATATAACTTTAAACTTATCTCCATTCTCGAAAAAACTACAAATTTAAACATGATTATCTTTTCCACACTGCTTTTGTAAACTTGAATCAATATTAAGTAACAATCTCAATCTTGAAAAGGGTAGCCGAGTAGATGGAACATGATTCTCATACCTAGATGTCTGAAGTTCGCTCTTTAGTGGTGACTACGAGTTTACCGTTATTCCATCCATTTTATTTGGAAAGGTTTGTAATTTGTGAAAGATTAAATGAAAtaattgcaaatatttatttttttacttaggAATATCTATCTTACTGGGAATACAAGAATAGTCATAGAGCATGTATGCTTGGTAAATGCACTTCTTGTAGTAATAACTAAAATGAATACTTAATTGACAGGAAAATATGTAAAACTTATTGTATTAGTGCAGAAGACTAGAACAATTAACATGTATAAAACGTAAAAGATAATACATAAATACGTTCATTACatcataataaaattacaagaaatcttacatgataaattattaCTAGGTAAACATAATCACAAACTTCAATCTTCAAAGTCTCATCACAATTAAGGGCACGTACTAGAAACATTAAGTCCTTAGAGCATGTGCCCATGCTAAAAAGGATTTCCACTTGTTATCCAAAAACTTAAAATAGGCAATCCTCCAAGGTTCCACAAGAAACAAAGAACCACAGATCCCCCAAAAGCCCACAGCAAATCCTATAGCCATGCTAACATAGAACCAGTCCACTCCAGAATTATCATCATctcctttatttttgtttttgggaaTTTTGCCATCACCAACACTACAATTTTGTGAGACTGGGGGGCCACAAAGGTTGTTGCCAACATAACACGAAGCATTAAAGCTTTGCAGCTGAGTACCTGAAGGTATCTTCCCGAAGAGGTTGTTATAAGACAAGTCCAAAACACCTAGACTGCACAAACTGGAGAAACTTGATGGAATTTTTCCAGAAATTTGATTTCTTGAAAGATCAAGTGATTCTAATAACTTCATGTTCCCCATTTCCGTAGGGATATTTCCAGTCAAATTGTTTCTTGATAAGTTCAAGGATCTCAACCTCGAAAGATTGGTCAATTCAATTGGAATGTCCCCAAAGAAATTGTTACTTGAAAGATCCATTTCAGCAAACAATGATAGAGGCATAgaatcatactcatactcaagTCCTTTTGTTGTAACTAGAGCACTTTCACCGAAGGCATTTGGATAAAATGAATAACTTATTTCAAATTCAGCCGTGGGAAAATTCTCCATTGCAGTGAAATTTTTAAGACACCTAGGTATCAAACCAGAGAAGTGATTATTGGAAAGGTCTAAAATGCGAAGGGATGTGAGATGGCAGAACTCTAGAGGCAATTCACCATAAAACTTATTTGATCGAAGACTTAAGATTGTTAAATATGAAAGACTAGTCCCCAACCATCTTGGGATTTTCCCTGTGAATCCATTGTCACCCATATCAATTTTGAATAGAGAGGTGCAATTTTGCAACGATGGAGGTATATGGCCTGAAAGCTTGTTCTTGTGCACATCTAAAGATTCCAACATATTCAAAAGCCCAATGGAATTTGGTATGCTTCCAAccaatttgttttccttcatatATAATACTCTCAATTTTGGCCAATGCATCCAACAGTCCGGAATTTCTCCAGATAAAGCATTTCCTCCCAAATGAAGTATTTGAAGGttatttgacatgttttgtGCATGACATAAGAAGTCAGAGATATCTCCAGAGAAAGAATTGTTTGACAAGTCTAGCTCAATTATGTGACTAGAGATATGAGGTAAGGGACCACTAAATTGGTTAGAACCCAAGTACACGAGTGAAAATCCAAATGACTTGGATACTGAGATACTTTGAATTTTACCTTGCAACTCGTTGTGTGAAAGATTAAGGAGAATAAATTGAAAAGATCTCCAAAACCAACTTGGAACCTCACTTTGCATTCCGGCATTAGATATGTCCAACTCGCCAATACTATGTTGATATCTTAACCAAGTAGGAAATTGAGGACCCAGCTTCCAACCACTTAGATGAAGCACAAGAAGTTGGAACGGAGGTATCCAATTTAGACTAACATTCAATGTTAATCTATTTCCGCCAGATGCTTGTAAATACCCCAACATGGTGAGATTAACAAAGTGATTTTCCGTCACTATGCCTTCTAACATGTTATCCCCAATGTGAAGAGTTTCTAACATTGGAAATGAATATCCTAAATTCTCTGGAAGTGGTCCATATAACTTGTTGCTAAAAAGTCTAAGTGTTTGCAGCTTGTTGAGTTTTCCAATTGGCTTTGGTATCTCCCCCGTGAACATATTTTCAGAGAGATCAAGGTATGACAAAGAAGTCAAGTTCCAAAGACTATTGGGAAGATGGCCACCGAATTTATTTCCAGAAATGTCAAGAATGCTAAGGCATGTCAAATTCCAAGAATCATCAGGAAACGGACTTTGAAAACCACAACCAGATAGTTGAAGTGAAATAAGGCTATCAAGGTTGAATATCCATCTAAAAATGACAGTGTTGAATTCATTACTTCTAAGATCAAGGACTTGAAGTGAAGATTTGTTATGGCCAAGTGGATGTGATGATTTTGAAATATGACAATCAGTTAAATAAAGCTCACGCAAGGAAGGAAGCATATTAATCACCTCTGCCAAATTATGTACCATGCTAAGGTTAGCAAAAGACAAGTCCAGTACTTTTAAATTTGAGAGACTGGATAGCCAATCAAGGCTGTCAGCTTTGAGATGATTGTCTCCCAAACATAAAGTATGCAAATGTGAAAGGTTTCCAAGTTGATGGGGGATGATTCCTTCAAACCTTGTGTAAGATAGATCAATATATTGCAAATTTACAAAAGATCCTATGAAATTCGGGATGTGAGACTTACTGAAATTGAGACGACTAAAATCGAGGTAACGTAATTGTTTCAGTTCAAGCAAACAAGAACTAAATTTACCTCTCTGAAGATTATCCTCATAAGTTGATAGATGGAGTTCAATGACATGACCGGTTACATTATCACACACAACTCCTTCCCATTCAGTGCAACAATCGGCTCTATCAACCCAATTCCCTGGAAATTTTGACTCCTCCTTGAAGCACAAAAGCGCCTGTTTCTCCTCTTCCTTGCAAATCCCAGTAGTGTTGCTTCCGCTACAAATGCACAACCCAGTAACTACAATGGCGAGGAAGGTGAGCAGGAAGTGATTGATTTGAGGTAAAGATGTCCCCATGATGAGAAAACTTTTTATAGTTTCAAAagggaaaaatatatgtttACTTGGTTCGTTTTACCTTGAAtgataattgtatatatacacatgctaCCACATTAGTCGTCAACACCGATTAGGTTGCAATATTTTCCTGCAAGCATCGctgaaaatgattttaaaaatggACTATTTGGCTCACAACGCGTTTAAATTGACGCGTCTTATTTTTATTCAAAGTTTATATCAccaatacaaaacaaaaatgtcactgtaATCTGTAGGGTGAGAGTAAGTGTTAATATTCTACCACAATTTGTAAGTCTGCTCCGTCAACAATTAAAGACAAAAGGGCTTGCAAGTCAATATCATAGTGGTGGTCCGTTTGCAATAAATTGCAAAGTCTCAATACCCAAAATACATGTTAACTATGATACCAGCATTGCAAGTCTTTAGTCTTTAGTCTTTAGTCTATTCACCAATTTTTTGGGGAACTATCTTCCACCACAAATTTTAATAGGAAGAATCCTTACACttacataaaaaaatttacttttgtgtaaaaaaattttaagagagCATGTTGGAAAGATCACGGTCAATAAATTGCACTAGAAATACagtttaaaaaatgttaataaaaatcaaactcgtAACCTTTAATTACGAAAAATGATGCATGTTAACTTTTATCACCCAAAATTCATGTTAACATTGATAGTTGCATTGCAACTTGCAAGGGCTTAGTCTTTAGTCGTCATTATCCTGATGAGCTCTCTCAGTCATTAACCAATTTTTATGGAAATTTATTCCACCACAAATTGTAAGTTTGCTCTGTCGACAACTAAGAATATATAGCGGTGTGAAACATTGAATAAATCCTTAATTTCTTCTCTCTTTACTAGTCTTACTTTTATCACCATCACTTAGTGTCTTTTTCTCCTTTTGTCactttcactttttttctttctttgtttgggTGACAAGGAAACCCGCATTCACTAATTAGGAGAGTGTTGATAAAAATCAAACATGTGAtcattaagtacaaaaataatgttcaATTTACTCTTGTCGTCCACCCATTTTGAgactcttttttgttttctcatttctTGTTGCTAGATGGGATATTTTTCAATTCATTGGATATAATTGTCCCACGATAtaattatttagatttttaCACCACTAAGCTAAATtttgaatacaaaaattataattaattttgtaaagCTAATTAGGTAAGTATTCATTATCAAGTCGTTAATAGCAtcaataatctatatatatatatcaaaacagAAGT contains these protein-coding regions:
- the LOC116016231 gene encoding receptor-like protein EIX2, with amino-acid sequence MGTSLPQINHFLLTFLAIVVTGLCICSGSNTTGICKEEEKQALLCFKEESKFPGNWVDRADCCTEWEGVVCDNVTGHVIELHLSTYEDNLQRGKFSSCLLELKQLRYLDFSRLNFSKSHIPNFIGSFVNLQYIDLSYTRFEGIIPHQLGNLSHLHTLCLGDNHLKADSLDWLSSLSNLKVLDLSFANLSMVHNLAEVINMLPSLRELYLTDCHISKSSHPLGHNKSSLQVLDLRSNEFNTVIFRWIFNLDSLISLQLSGCGFQSPFPDDSWNLTCLSILDISGNKFGGHLPNSLWNLTSLSYLDLSENMFTGEIPKPIGKLNKLQTLRLFSNKLYGPLPENLGYSFPMLETLHIGDNMLEGIVTENHFVNLTMLGYLQASGGNRLTLNVSLNWIPPFQLLVLHLSGWKLGPQFPTWLRYQHSIGELDISNAGMQSEVPSWFWRSFQFILLNLSHNELQGKIQSISVSKSFGFSLVYLGSNQFSGPLPHISSHIIELDLSNNSFSGDISDFLCHAQNMSNNLQILHLGGNALSGEIPDCWMHWPKLRVLYMKENKLVGSIPNSIGLLNMLESLDVHKNKLSGHIPPSLQNCTSLFKIDMGDNGFTGKIPRWLGTSLSYLTILSLRSNKFYGELPLEFCHLTSLRILDLSNNHFSGLIPRCLKNFTAMENFPTAEFEISYSFYPNAFGESALVTTKGLEYEYDSMPLSLFAEMDLSSNNFFGDIPIELTNLSRLRSLNLSRNNLTGNIPTEMGNMKLLESLDLSRNQISGKIPSSFSSLCSLGVLDLSYNNLFGKIPSGTQLQSFNASCYVGNNLCGPPVSQNCSVGDGKIPKNKNKGDDDNSGVDWFYVSMAIGFAVGFWGICGSLFLVEPWRIAYFKFLDNKWKSFLAWAHALRT